The following nucleotide sequence is from Pseudoalteromonas xiamenensis.
GGTCGCTTGGTAACGTGCGTTATCTCCTTATGAGCTACTTTACACCCATTTTATACTGCTTACTGATTTACGGGGTTGTTTGGCTGAGTCCATTTGGTTCTTATGGAGGCTTCGAATCCGCCTATATTACGAGTTTTCCCACAATGGCGATGCTTGGATTTCTCCTGCAAGGGACACTTTATGCTGCACATTCGGCAATAGGTGAAGAAATCGGTTGGCGAGGGTATTTAACACCTACCTTGCTGCAATATTGCAGTCCCTTTCAAACATCACTAATGGTAGGCATTCTTTGGTCACTATGGCACTACCCGATTATTGTATTAGGGCTTTACGGCACCGATGTAGACTTGGTCTATCAATTAATATGTTTTTCGCTCATGACCTTAGGTGTAAATTTCATCTATACCTGGTTTAGAGTCAAGTCGGGGAGTTTGTGGACTGGTTTGTTGCTTCACAGTAGCCATAATCTATATATTCAGCATGTTTTTAACCCGATGACATTAAATACAGGAAAAACGGATTATGTTATTGGGGAATTTGGTTCCGCGCTCGCAATCTTTGGTTTATTTACGGTGATTTTGATCCTATTAAACAAACGCACCTTTAATGATAACTTGAGCAAGAGCATTGTGTTGTAGTGCATCAACGACAAAATACTCAGCGAGGGTTTGAAAATCCACCATTGATTTAAATTCAAAATAAGATGTAATCGAGCTATAGCAAGATAAGTGAGACCGAATGAACATCAATATTCGACATGCCGATATAGAGGATGCAAAGGCTATCAGTGATTTGGTTGTTGCAATGACAGACAAATATGTCTGTCCAACATGCGATCCTGCAGTTCGTGATATGTTGCTTGGATCCATGTCGACCGAGCGTATCGAGCAATATCTATCCGAAGGATATTTGTATGTCGTTGCACTTGATTGTGCTGAGAAAGTAGTTGGCGTTGCGGGTATGCGAGATTATTCACATCTGTTCCATTTGTTTGTGGACGATGAAAATCAAGGTAAAGGTTTGTCGCGTAAACTGTGGGATAAAGTTAAAGAGGCGGCGTTGAGAAATGGAAATTGTGGTCGCTTTACGGTTAATTCCGCATTGAACGCTGAGAATGTGTACTTACGCTTTGGATTTAAGCGAATTGATGGCATACGGAATAGAAACGGGATGGTCGACATTCCTATGATCCTTGATAAGGCTTACTGACAATATTATCGCGTTGATGTTCAAAAAACATCATTACTAAGACAACGTAACGCATAGGCAAAGTTGCGGCTCTGCGTAGACATTCCATCTCCTGTTTATTTCGGCACCGCGGCAAACGCGAAAGTATCCCTAGCAACAAGGAAAGGATTAAACCTTACTTGCTTATGCAGGCAAAAAATAAAAGGCTGAGATACCGAATAACACGTAAAACATTAGCTGTTTACGGTGTTATTCAGGTACAAAGTCGATTAAAGCAAAAGAGTCCACTGTGTTCAGTGAGACCTCTTTTACTAAAAATCTATACTTTCAAGGTCGATATTGTCTGCAAAAATATCGAGATCTTCCAGTTCCTTTCGAAGTCTTTGTCTATCCTTCAGTGCTTCAATCTCACGCCATCTTCTTTTTTTATTTTTTTGAGAGGTACGTTTAGCCGTTCCCGAACCCTCGAGTAACTCAAATAAATCGTCTAGGCTATCCATGAATTTCTCCTATTGATGATTGACCTCATTGCGCACACCCACGCAACCCGTTACGCTTTTTCCACACGCATTTGGGTAAGGTTGGTATATCACAGACCGCTCAAAAATAAAACACAAATATTTCAATTACGTTAAAACAACGTGATGCTTTGATGAAAATCAACAAAACTTTTTAAACGGAAGCATGAGCGTAGAAGCCTTGAATATCGAGGGGTTGGCACTTTTAGCTGAATGTTTGAA
It contains:
- a CDS encoding DUF3545 family protein — encoded protein: MDSLDDLFELLEGSGTAKRTSQKNKKRRWREIEALKDRQRLRKELEDLDIFADNIDLESIDF
- a CDS encoding GNAT family N-acetyltransferase; its protein translation is MNINIRHADIEDAKAISDLVVAMTDKYVCPTCDPAVRDMLLGSMSTERIEQYLSEGYLYVVALDCAEKVVGVAGMRDYSHLFHLFVDDENQGKGLSRKLWDKVKEAALRNGNCGRFTVNSALNAENVYLRFGFKRIDGIRNRNGMVDIPMILDKAY
- a CDS encoding CPBP family intramembrane glutamic endopeptidase; the encoded protein is MWVNILKQLTLEMCVFVLFTFLISSIFTYLWVTSEDSAWLLGFAWGPGIAGIITAFLFRKKISGFGWSLGNVRYLLMSYFTPILYCLLIYGVVWLSPFGSYGGFESAYITSFPTMAMLGFLLQGTLYAAHSAIGEEIGWRGYLTPTLLQYCSPFQTSLMVGILWSLWHYPIIVLGLYGTDVDLVYQLICFSLMTLGVNFIYTWFRVKSGSLWTGLLLHSSHNLYIQHVFNPMTLNTGKTDYVIGEFGSALAIFGLFTVILILLNKRTFNDNLSKSIVL